Proteins co-encoded in one uncultured Bacteroides sp. genomic window:
- a CDS encoding DUF3836 domain-containing protein, translating into MKTFVLSSRKLVISITICLLFVSMQAVNALEPKNFVYNKSDDNEVVYLYDSTSYALTPYLKYDFTSSKNGLEKNKTAYYWNPSTKKWAPYYLLSITTIGENQIHEFALWDSKKNDFSLNKQKAIYYKETGKDIPAYVSFMWNNKQDKWEVKDANLLENYMELMVNNAVKLGKKLPLENSIE; encoded by the coding sequence ATGAAAACGTTTGTATTAAGTAGCCGCAAATTAGTAATTAGCATTACTATTTGTTTATTGTTTGTAAGCATGCAGGCTGTTAATGCCTTGGAACCTAAAAACTTTGTATACAACAAAAGCGACGACAATGAAGTTGTATACTTATATGACTCAACTTCATATGCCTTGACTCCTTATCTGAAATATGATTTTACTTCTAGTAAGAATGGACTGGAGAAAAACAAAACAGCTTATTATTGGAATCCTTCAACAAAAAAATGGGCTCCATATTACTTGCTTTCTATAACTACTATAGGGGAAAATCAAATCCATGAGTTTGCTCTTTGGGACAGCAAAAAGAACGACTTCTCTTTGAATAAGCAAAAAGCTATTTATTACAAAGAAACAGGAAAAGATATTCCTGCCTACGTTTCTTTTATGTGGAATAATAAACAAGACAAATGGGAAGTTAAAGATGCAAACCTATTAGAGAACTATATGGAATTAATGGTGAACAATGCCGTTAAATTGGGAAAGAAACTACCATTGGAAAACTCTATTGAATAA
- a CDS encoding alpha-L-fucosidase, with protein MKNKIVLIAFMLFLVSNASNAQSDLFRERGVPLKFEVEGYKYGAIQWQSFDPGKGWSDIQDADSTVYLHKNDSTSVLRYKVSTCPCNPYYSDSIHIYVKDTDKLDWWREAHFGMFIHWGVYSALAGEYKGENVYGQQIHFQTIGNRNTPSTPQDPITLGKGAPAEWIMREAMIPRKNYKTYASQFTAASYDPKKIAALAKSSGMKYVVLTAKHHDGFCLWNTKQTDWQVSNTPAGQKWNNDLIKPLAEAVRAEGLKFGIYFSQARDWMYEGGLGEIPELGNKKYSLDQNAEYMEKYTYPMIQELLENYHPDIFWWDAGYDNTSIDFARRCQYLVNKFDPRIITNDRLANSFPGYGGDFITPEQTMDEKELHGDFEMCLTTNDTWGYNQFDESFKSSRDLLYTLMKTSKLGGNLLLNIGPMGDGTVPPAAESRLNDIGNWLNHSGKAVYGSIRNPFVYSLPWGMCTKRIIDGKTHLFYNVFYWDGTGELLIPGLLNPSDDIEAYILKTGQKIEDIEAIPGIGLKLIGLPKEKIDELCTTIELIFKNDPNIEEGNREFNNQIDLRFMNALSKRVALSWSDDIPCLCWFAYNEDIEWKLIVQKSGTYKISMDLASDYSGEIQFNFNDNIYVAGKNHSTPGGINGIFQVQDLGTVTLPEGTYTLKVKSIQDDSWIKFHNIILTRL; from the coding sequence ATGAAAAACAAAATAGTATTGATTGCTTTTATGCTGTTTCTTGTATCTAATGCATCGAATGCTCAAAGTGATCTTTTTCGGGAACGTGGGGTTCCTTTGAAATTTGAAGTTGAAGGATATAAATATGGAGCTATTCAATGGCAAAGCTTTGATCCCGGTAAAGGCTGGAGTGATATTCAAGATGCCGATTCAACTGTTTATTTACATAAAAACGATTCTACCAGTGTTCTTCGTTATAAAGTTTCTACATGTCCTTGTAATCCTTATTATTCAGATTCAATTCATATATATGTAAAAGATACAGATAAGCTTGACTGGTGGCGGGAGGCTCACTTTGGAATGTTTATTCATTGGGGCGTTTATTCTGCATTAGCTGGTGAATATAAAGGTGAGAATGTTTATGGTCAGCAAATACACTTTCAAACTATAGGAAACAGGAATACACCCAGCACTCCTCAAGACCCAATTACATTAGGAAAGGGAGCCCCTGCTGAGTGGATTATGCGGGAAGCTATGATTCCCAGAAAAAATTATAAAACTTATGCTAGTCAATTTACGGCTGCATCCTATGATCCAAAGAAGATTGCTGCATTAGCGAAAAGCAGTGGAATGAAATATGTGGTTCTTACTGCAAAGCACCATGATGGCTTTTGTTTGTGGAATACAAAACAAACTGATTGGCAGGTAAGTAATACTCCTGCAGGTCAGAAGTGGAACAATGACTTGATAAAGCCTTTGGCAGAGGCAGTACGGGCTGAAGGGTTGAAATTTGGTATCTATTTTTCGCAGGCTCGCGATTGGATGTATGAAGGAGGTTTGGGGGAAATTCCTGAATTAGGGAATAAAAAGTATAGCCTTGATCAGAATGCAGAGTACATGGAAAAATACACATATCCAATGATTCAGGAATTATTGGAAAATTATCATCCGGATATTTTCTGGTGGGATGCAGGATATGATAATACATCAATCGATTTCGCCCGGAGATGCCAGTATCTGGTGAATAAATTTGATCCCAGAATAATAACGAATGACCGTTTGGCTAATTCTTTCCCAGGATACGGGGGCGATTTTATTACTCCTGAGCAAACTATGGATGAAAAAGAATTGCATGGAGATTTTGAAATGTGTCTTACTACAAATGATACCTGGGGCTATAATCAGTTTGATGAGAGCTTTAAATCAAGCAGAGATCTGTTGTACACTCTTATGAAAACATCGAAGTTAGGAGGTAATCTGTTATTGAATATTGGTCCTATGGGTGACGGTACTGTTCCTCCTGCTGCCGAAAGCAGACTTAATGATATTGGCAATTGGCTAAATCATAGTGGAAAGGCTGTTTATGGTTCAATCCGAAATCCTTTTGTTTATAGTTTGCCGTGGGGTATGTGTACAAAACGTATTATTGATGGTAAAACGCATTTGTTTTATAATGTATTTTATTGGGATGGAACTGGAGAATTGTTAATTCCAGGGCTACTAAATCCAAGTGATGATATTGAAGCGTATATATTAAAAACCGGACAGAAAATAGAAGACATTGAAGCAATTCCTGGAATAGGGCTGAAATTAATAGGTCTCCCTAAAGAAAAGATAGATGAATTATGTACTACAATAGAGTTAATCTTTAAGAATGACCCAAATATTGAGGAAGGAAATAGAGAATTTAATAACCAAATAGATTTAAGGTTTATGAATGCTTTATCTAAGCGTGTAGCTTTGTCTTGGTCGGATGATATACCTTGTCTTTGTTGGTTCGCGTATAATGAGGATATTGAATGGAAACTAATTGTTCAAAAAAGTGGAACTTATAAAATAAGCATGGATTTAGCAAGCGATTATTCTGGCGAGATTCAATTTAATTTTAATGATAATATTTATGTGGCTGGTAAAAATCATTCAACCCCTGGTGGAATTAATGGAATTTTTCAGGTACAGGACTTAGGAACGGTTACTTTACCAGAGGGAACATATACCTTGAAAGTAAAGAGTATACAAGATGATTCATGGATTAAATTTCATAATATTATTCTTACAAGATTGTGA
- a CDS encoding T9SS type A sorting domain-containing protein: protein MKKFLLYFVAFFFINNINAGDIEHFFVKVNQPDSLKIDKKEFQANAEEYYLGDYVLVSGGTAPYFYRWTPESIISDPTSQNPYWKPNNNNDAVNLTVTDSHNCIAKTELKVTLTDINVPLLKLSYSQTRDYLLIYGGNNSKTTITVINSSGNIISIDRDKDLPFKVNLTSFNDGIYIVKTECLEGAEIFKIIIDK, encoded by the coding sequence ATGAAAAAGTTTTTATTGTATTTCGTAGCGTTTTTTTTTATAAATAATATAAACGCTGGCGATATTGAACATTTTTTTGTGAAAGTTAATCAACCTGATTCGTTGAAAATTGACAAAAAAGAATTCCAGGCGAATGCTGAGGAATATTATTTAGGAGATTACGTTTTAGTTAGTGGTGGTACAGCTCCTTATTTTTATAGGTGGACTCCAGAAAGCATAATTAGTGATCCAACATCTCAAAATCCATATTGGAAACCCAACAACAATAATGATGCAGTAAATTTAACAGTAACAGATAGCCATAATTGTATAGCAAAGACGGAGCTTAAGGTGACTTTGACAGATATTAATGTTCCTTTACTAAAACTTTCGTACAGCCAGACTCGGGACTACTTGCTTATTTACGGAGGAAATAATTCTAAAACAACAATAACGGTGATTAATTCAAGTGGAAATATTATTTCGATAGATAGAGATAAAGATCTTCCATTTAAGGTTAATCTGACATCCTTTAATGATGGAATATATATTGTAAAAACAGAGTGTTTAGAGGGTGCAGAAATATTTAAAATAATCATTGATAAGTAA
- the hutI gene encoding imidazolonepropionase, which translates to MKLLIKNIIELYQVEEKPRMMVCGKEMASLSCIKDAYLLMEDECIASFGTMSSLSPTLEADEVIDATGKIVLPAFCDSHTHIVYAGSRELEFIDRINGLSYEEIAQRGGGILHSAKRLHETTEDELYEQALVRVNEMIGMGTGAVEIKSGYGLNIEDELKMLRVIKRLRETTPLTIRATFLGAHAVPADYKGRQAAYVDLIVNEMIPAVASEGLADFVDCFCDKGFFTCEETERIMEAGAKYSMRSKIHANELALSGGVQIGVKHNALSVDHLEFTGDAEIEAFKGSGTMPTLLPGAAFFLGINYPPARKMIDSGLPIALASDYNPGSSPSGNMKFILSLATIIMKLTPEEAINATTINSAYAMGISDSHGSICVGKRANVLITKEIPSLYFLPYAYTSDLVDCVILGGKVVYRGK; encoded by the coding sequence ATGAAGTTACTAATAAAAAATATCATAGAGCTTTATCAGGTGGAAGAGAAGCCACGGATGATGGTTTGTGGAAAAGAGATGGCTTCTTTGTCTTGCATCAAGGATGCTTACTTGCTGATGGAAGATGAGTGTATTGCCTCTTTTGGTACAATGTCATCACTTTCTCCAACTCTGGAAGCTGATGAAGTAATTGATGCAACGGGAAAGATTGTGCTACCTGCGTTTTGTGATTCTCACACGCATATTGTTTATGCCGGTAGTAGAGAGTTGGAATTTATAGATAGGATAAACGGACTATCGTATGAAGAGATTGCACAACGTGGGGGAGGCATACTTCATTCTGCTAAACGTTTGCACGAAACAACCGAAGATGAACTTTATGAACAGGCACTTGTCCGGGTTAATGAGATGATTGGTATGGGGACAGGTGCGGTCGAGATAAAGAGTGGCTACGGACTAAATATCGAAGATGAACTTAAGATGTTGCGTGTTATAAAACGTCTTCGTGAAACAACACCTCTCACTATCCGTGCTACTTTTCTGGGTGCTCATGCTGTGCCAGCCGATTATAAAGGCAGGCAGGCTGCGTATGTGGATTTGATTGTCAATGAGATGATACCTGCGGTGGCAAGTGAAGGTTTGGCAGATTTCGTTGACTGCTTTTGCGATAAAGGTTTCTTTACCTGTGAAGAGACAGAACGCATTATGGAAGCTGGTGCCAAATATAGTATGCGTTCGAAGATTCATGCCAATGAGCTTGCTCTTTCTGGTGGTGTGCAGATAGGAGTGAAGCATAATGCGCTTTCGGTAGATCATCTGGAGTTTACTGGTGATGCTGAGATTGAAGCCTTTAAAGGCAGCGGTACAATGCCTACCTTGCTACCCGGAGCAGCTTTCTTTCTGGGAATAAACTATCCACCCGCCCGAAAGATGATAGATAGCGGACTACCCATCGCACTTGCATCTGATTATAATCCAGGTTCGTCGCCATCGGGTAACATGAAGTTTATCCTGTCGTTGGCAACAATCATCATGAAGTTAACTCCCGAAGAGGCAATCAATGCAACCACCATCAACAGTGCCTATGCGATGGGGATTAGTGATAGTCACGGCTCTATCTGTGTGGGCAAGCGGGCAAATGTGCTTATCACGAAAGAGATACCATCGCTCTACTTTCTGCCTTATGCTTATACTTCTGATTTGGTGGATTGTGTGATACTTGGAGGGAAAGTGGTTTATCGAGGGAAATAG
- the hutH gene encoding histidine ammonia-lyase, with protein sequence MAKIHKISTEHLSIDRLQQIIVKGYKLELSDESKALIIKGRKYLDNKMKTQKEPIYGVSTGFGCLCDISVSGEQLSILQRNLVMSHACGLGERVPNEIVKLMLILKIQSLSYGYSGAQLETVQRLIDFFNNGVCPVVYQQGSLGASGDLVPLAHLSLPILGLGEVNYKGRDVAVQVVNEKFGWEPITLQSKEGLALLNGTQFMGAYGCWCIMNANRLSAIADVTAAISIDAFDGRIEPFHPAVHAIRPHKGQIETARRIRELLDGSEIIARKKVHVQDPYSFRCVPQVHGASKDTIAYVESVFTTEINSTTDNPTIVPDEDLVISAGNFHGQPLAVALDFLAIGVAELGSISSQRTYQLIAGERELPIFLAGNPGLNSGFMIPQYAAASIVSQSKQLCTPASVDSIESSQGQEDHVSMGANAATKCYKVVENTERLLAIELFNAVQAIDFRCPLKTSPVLQKVCTAYRKVVPFIENDCVMYPHIHNSVDFLRKWKF encoded by the coding sequence ATGGCAAAAATACATAAAATAAGTACAGAACATTTATCAATAGATAGATTGCAACAGATTATTGTAAAGGGATATAAGTTAGAATTGTCTGACGAATCGAAAGCACTGATTATAAAAGGACGCAAGTATCTGGATAATAAGATGAAGACTCAAAAAGAGCCTATCTATGGTGTATCAACAGGTTTTGGTTGTCTTTGTGATATCAGTGTGAGTGGTGAACAGCTCTCTATTCTTCAACGTAACCTGGTGATGTCTCATGCTTGTGGTCTTGGCGAACGTGTACCTAATGAGATTGTGAAACTGATGCTTATTCTAAAAATTCAATCACTCTCTTATGGCTATTCGGGTGCTCAGTTGGAAACTGTACAACGGCTGATTGACTTCTTTAATAATGGTGTCTGTCCGGTTGTTTATCAACAAGGCTCATTGGGAGCATCGGGCGATTTAGTACCGCTTGCACATCTTTCATTGCCTATTTTAGGTTTGGGAGAGGTAAATTACAAAGGTAGGGATGTGGCTGTTCAGGTGGTGAACGAGAAGTTTGGTTGGGAGCCTATCACGTTGCAATCCAAAGAAGGACTGGCTTTGCTGAATGGTACGCAGTTTATGGGTGCTTATGGTTGCTGGTGTATTATGAATGCAAACAGATTATCGGCTATAGCAGATGTAACGGCTGCCATTTCTATTGATGCTTTCGATGGCCGCATTGAACCTTTCCATCCTGCCGTTCATGCTATTCGTCCACACAAAGGACAGATTGAAACTGCCCGACGCATCCGTGAACTGCTGGATGGTAGTGAGATTATTGCCCGTAAGAAAGTACATGTGCAGGACCCTTATTCATTCCGTTGTGTGCCACAGGTTCACGGTGCATCTAAGGATACCATTGCTTATGTGGAGAGTGTGTTTACCACAGAGATTAACTCTACCACGGATAATCCTACGATTGTGCCCGATGAAGATCTGGTAATCTCGGCAGGAAACTTTCACGGACAGCCATTGGCTGTGGCGCTCGACTTTCTGGCTATTGGTGTGGCCGAACTTGGAAGTATCTCTTCTCAGCGAACTTATCAACTTATTGCAGGCGAACGTGAACTGCCTATATTTCTGGCAGGTAATCCTGGTTTGAATAGTGGATTTATGATTCCTCAATATGCTGCCGCTTCTATTGTTAGTCAAAGCAAACAACTGTGTACTCCTGCATCGGTAGATTCGATTGAGTCATCGCAAGGGCAGGAAGATCATGTGAGCATGGGAGCTAATGCGGCAACTAAATGTTACAAGGTGGTGGAAAATACTGAACGTTTACTGGCTATTGAATTGTTTAATGCTGTGCAGGCAATTGATTTTCGTTGTCCGCTTAAAACCTCGCCTGTATTGCAAAAGGTGTGCACGGCATATCGCAAGGTGGTGCCGTTTATAGAGAACGATTGTGTGATGTATCCGCACATTCATAATAGTGTTGATTTTCTGAGAAAATGGAAATTCTAG
- a CDS encoding urocanate hydratase, with product MTKEEFRRLVSAGIPDVLPEPKPFDPAINHAPKRKDILTDTEKELALKNALRYFPAKHHAVLALEFAEELAKYGRIYMYRFRPDYQIFARPIEDYPYQSKQAAAIMLMLSNNLDYAVAQHPHELITYGGNGAVFQNWAQYLLTMKYLSVMTDEQTLVLYSGHPMGLFPSHKDAPRVVITNGMVIPNYSSKDHWERFNALGVSQYGQMTAGSFMYIGPQGIVHGTSITVLNAKRMQRAKHPSQKGVLFVSSGLGGMSGAQPKAGNIAGVVSVIAEINPKAVAVRHSQGWVDEVFTDLDALIPRIRKAVDANEVVSIAYQGNVVDLWERLAAEEMYVDLGSDQTSLHNPWAGGYYPADLDFDEANRLMAEEPEKFQAKVRNTLRRHAAAINKLTAKGMYFFDYGNAFLLEASRAGADVMKDDGTFRYPSYVQDIMGPLFFDYGFGPFRWVCTSGNPKDLAASDRIAAEVLERILQTAPADIQSQLNDNLHWIKEAGKNNLVVGSQARILYLDSLGRIEVAKALNQAIGRGEISAPIVLGRDHHDVSGTDSPFRETSNIYDGSSFTADMAVQNVIGDSFRGATWVSIHNGGGVGWGEVINGGFGMMIDGSADADRRLRSMLLWDVNNGLARRSWARNPGAMDAVRREMARTPELVVTLPNIADDNLIKSVLKHK from the coding sequence ATAACTAAAGAGGAGTTTCGCAGATTGGTTTCGGCAGGCATTCCTGATGTTTTGCCCGAGCCCAAGCCTTTTGATCCAGCCATCAATCACGCACCCAAGCGGAAAGATATTCTTACTGACACTGAAAAGGAGCTTGCTTTGAAGAATGCACTTCGTTATTTCCCAGCCAAACATCATGCGGTGCTGGCTCTGGAATTTGCTGAAGAGCTGGCTAAGTATGGTCGTATATACATGTATCGCTTTCGTCCCGATTATCAGATATTTGCGCGCCCCATCGAAGATTATCCTTATCAGTCGAAACAGGCAGCGGCTATCATGCTGATGTTGAGCAATAACCTGGATTATGCGGTGGCTCAGCATCCGCACGAGCTGATTACGTATGGTGGCAATGGTGCAGTGTTTCAGAACTGGGCGCAGTATCTGCTTACCATGAAGTACTTGTCCGTAATGACGGACGAGCAGACTCTGGTGCTGTATTCCGGTCATCCCATGGGATTGTTCCCTTCTCATAAAGATGCCCCGCGTGTGGTGATAACCAATGGTATGGTGATACCAAATTACTCTTCCAAAGATCATTGGGAGAGGTTCAATGCGCTGGGTGTTTCTCAATATGGGCAGATGACAGCGGGTTCGTTTATGTATATTGGTCCGCAGGGCATTGTGCACGGTACGAGTATCACGGTGCTGAATGCCAAACGCATGCAGCGGGCCAAACATCCTTCCCAAAAAGGTGTACTTTTTGTTTCTTCTGGTCTGGGCGGTATGTCGGGTGCGCAACCAAAGGCGGGAAATATTGCCGGAGTGGTTTCCGTTATTGCCGAGATTAATCCCAAAGCAGTGGCTGTTCGTCACTCCCAAGGTTGGGTGGACGAGGTGTTTACTGATTTGGATGCACTGATTCCACGTATCCGCAAGGCGGTTGATGCGAATGAAGTAGTGTCAATTGCTTATCAGGGAAATGTGGTGGACTTATGGGAGCGGTTGGCTGCCGAAGAGATGTATGTGGATCTTGGTTCCGATCAGACTTCTTTGCATAATCCCTGGGCGGGTGGTTATTATCCGGCAGACCTTGATTTTGATGAGGCTAACCGTTTGATGGCCGAAGAACCTGAGAAGTTTCAGGCGAAGGTTCGCAATACATTGCGGCGTCATGCTGCGGCTATCAATAAACTTACTGCCAAGGGTATGTACTTCTTTGATTATGGCAACGCTTTTCTGCTGGAAGCATCCCGTGCGGGAGCTGATGTGATGAAGGACGATGGTACTTTCCGTTATCCTTCGTATGTGCAGGATATTATGGGACCTCTCTTTTTCGACTATGGTTTCGGACCTTTCCGCTGGGTGTGTACTTCGGGCAATCCAAAAGATCTGGCAGCAAGTGACAGGATTGCCGCTGAGGTGCTAGAACGGATTCTTCAAACGGCACCTGCCGATATTCAGTCGCAGTTGAATGATAATCTTCATTGGATAAAGGAGGCCGGTAAGAATAATCTGGTGGTGGGTTCGCAGGCACGTATTCTTTATCTCGATTCATTGGGGCGTATTGAGGTGGCTAAGGCACTTAACCAGGCAATCGGGCGTGGAGAGATTTCTGCACCAATAGTACTGGGACGAGATCATCACGATGTGTCGGGTACTGACTCGCCTTTTCGTGAGACTTCAAATATATACGATGGTTCTTCGTTCACTGCAGATATGGCAGTGCAGAATGTAATTGGTGATTCTTTCCGTGGCGCTACCTGGGTTTCCATTCACAACGGTGGTGGAGTAGGCTGGGGAGAGGTTATCAATGGCGGTTTCGGAATGATGATTGATGGTTCGGCTGATGCTGACCGTCGTCTCAGGTCCATGCTTTTGTGGGATGTAAATAACGGACTGGCACGCCGCAGCTGGGCTCGTAACCCGGGAGCAATGGATGCTGTCCGCAGAGAGATGGCTCGTACCCCTGAACTTGTAGTAACTTTACCCAATATAGCTGATGATAACCTTATTAAATCGGTATTAAAACATAAATAA
- the ftcD gene encoding glutamate formimidoyltransferase codes for MEKRIVECVPNFSEGRDMAVIKQITDVIGGVEGIKLLDVDPGKATNRTVVTFVGEIDAVVEAAFRCVVKAAEVIDMRKHHGEHPRMGATDVLPLVPVSGISMKETAEYARQLAKRIAIEGGIPTYCYEYAAIRPERKKLAACREGEYEGLKPRFGIPDKMPDFGGEVWTKRAAQAGCTAVGARDFLIAVNFNLNTTSTRRANAIAFDVRERGRVKREGDSPAGKIMKDEHGEEIFIPGTLKSTAAIGWFIKEYGIAQVSMNITNVAVTPVHIAFEEVVAKAAVRGVRVTGTEIVGLVPKSTLIDAGKYFLRKQQRSVGISEKEIIKIAIKSMGLDDLKPFDAKDKVIEYMMEDDAEEKLVDMTVSDFALETASESAAPGGGSISAYMGTLGAALGTMVANLSSHKAGWDARWEEFSDCAERGQALVSELIFLVDEDTRSFNKVMDAFGLPKNTEEEKAARTKAIQEATFYATQIPFRVMKASMAVFDIVEQMAKEGNPNSVSDAGVGALAARSAVLGAWLNVRINAGGIKNRALVEPILEEAAAMAKLAQERESAILEIVNSKI; via the coding sequence ATGGAAAAACGAATCGTAGAATGCGTGCCCAATTTCAGTGAGGGACGTGATATGGCTGTCATTAAACAAATAACTGATGTTATAGGGGGCGTAGAGGGCATCAAACTTCTTGATGTTGACCCTGGTAAAGCTACTAACCGTACCGTTGTTACTTTTGTGGGAGAAATTGATGCTGTGGTGGAAGCTGCTTTTCGTTGTGTGGTGAAAGCCGCAGAGGTGATAGATATGAGAAAACATCACGGAGAACATCCTCGTATGGGAGCTACCGATGTACTTCCACTTGTTCCTGTTTCTGGTATTTCTATGAAAGAAACAGCTGAATATGCCCGACAGCTTGCAAAAAGAATTGCTATCGAAGGTGGCATACCTACCTATTGTTATGAATATGCTGCGATTCGTCCTGAACGTAAAAAACTTGCTGCTTGCCGCGAAGGCGAGTACGAAGGCTTGAAACCACGTTTTGGTATTCCTGATAAAATGCCCGATTTTGGCGGTGAGGTATGGACTAAGCGTGCTGCTCAGGCGGGATGTACTGCTGTAGGAGCCAGAGATTTTCTGATTGCTGTGAATTTTAATCTCAATACAACCTCTACTCGTCGTGCCAATGCTATTGCTTTCGATGTTCGTGAACGTGGACGTGTGAAGCGTGAAGGAGATTCTCCTGCAGGAAAAATTATGAAAGATGAACATGGAGAAGAAATATTTATTCCGGGTACGCTGAAAAGTACGGCTGCTATTGGGTGGTTTATTAAAGAATATGGCATTGCTCAGGTTTCCATGAATATAACCAATGTTGCTGTTACCCCCGTACATATTGCTTTTGAAGAGGTGGTGGCAAAGGCTGCGGTTCGTGGTGTGCGGGTTACGGGCACTGAGATTGTGGGACTGGTACCAAAATCCACACTGATTGATGCAGGGAAATATTTTCTTCGTAAGCAACAACGTTCTGTGGGTATCTCTGAAAAGGAGATTATTAAGATTGCCATAAAGTCAATGGGACTTGATGATCTGAAACCTTTTGACGCTAAGGATAAGGTGATAGAATACATGATGGAAGATGATGCTGAAGAGAAGCTGGTGGATATGACTGTTTCGGACTTTGCTTTAGAGACGGCCAGTGAATCGGCTGCTCCCGGTGGCGGTTCTATCTCTGCATACATGGGAACGTTGGGGGCTGCCTTGGGTACAATGGTTGCTAATCTCTCTTCTCACAAAGCGGGGTGGGATGCCCGTTGGGAAGAGTTCTCTGATTGTGCCGAGCGCGGTCAGGCTTTGGTGAGTGAACTGATCTTTCTTGTGGATGAAGATACCCGTTCATTTAACAAGGTGATGGATGCTTTTGGTCTGCCAAAGAACACAGAGGAAGAAAAAGCTGCACGCACTAAGGCTATTCAGGAGGCTACATTCTATGCCACTCAAATACCGTTTAGGGTGATGAAGGCTTCAATGGCGGTGTTTGATATTGTGGAACAGATGGCTAAAGAGGGTAATCCTAATTCTGTGTCGGATGCCGGAGTAGGTGCGCTGGCTGCTCGGTCGGCTGTATTGGGTGCCTGGCTCAATGTGCGTATCAATGCCGGTGGCATAAAAAACAGAGCGTTGGTTGAACCCATACTCGAAGAAGCTGCTGCCATGGCAAAACTGGCGCAGGAGAGGGAGAGTGCAATTCTTGAAATCGTGAATAGTAAAATATAA
- the tnpB gene encoding IS66 family insertion sequence element accessory protein TnpB (TnpB, as the term is used for proteins encoded by IS66 family insertion elements, is considered an accessory protein, since TnpC, encoded by a neighboring gene, is a DDE family transposase.) → MFALTESMSYFLCSHYVDMRKGIYSLYQLVKSDMKRNPLSGEVFLFVGKNRESIKILHWENGGFVLYQKKLERGTFEIPRFNPSSGQYEMKWTTFVLIMEGVCIRSVKYRKRFYADLIR, encoded by the coding sequence ATGTTTGCACTTACAGAATCCATGAGCTACTTTCTCTGTTCTCACTATGTGGACATGCGAAAAGGCATCTACTCTTTGTACCAGTTGGTAAAGTCAGACATGAAACGGAACCCGCTATCGGGAGAGGTTTTTCTGTTTGTAGGTAAGAACAGAGAGTCAATCAAGATCCTACACTGGGAGAACGGAGGTTTTGTTTTATATCAGAAGAAACTTGAAAGAGGCACTTTTGAGATACCCCGTTTTAATCCTTCCAGTGGTCAGTATGAGATGAAATGGACGACGTTCGTTCTGATAATGGAGGGCGTCTGCATCCGTTCCGTAAAGTACAGGAAACGATTCTATGCAGATTTAATACGTTGA